A genome region from Nocardioides cynanchi includes the following:
- a CDS encoding Clp protease N-terminal domain-containing protein — protein sequence MSPKINVYLPDELAEQVKVAGIPVSAICQQALADAVAVSSDVDRPPGSGGTGLDLSRSFTKRAYGVLADAEKLAEAAGHEPTTVDLVAALVESGGLAVVVLESADLEPLDLYAELRARADQDPGAAGPLEALAERAVEQARGLGHTYVGTEHLLLGLTAGPTRELARATLKDLGITHESALRGVATALSAYSYARETLTFSGLSAPIRAALEEIRSRLSRLEDRTA from the coding sequence ATGAGCCCGAAGATCAACGTCTACCTCCCGGACGAGCTCGCCGAGCAGGTCAAGGTCGCCGGCATCCCGGTCTCGGCGATCTGCCAGCAGGCCCTGGCCGACGCCGTGGCGGTCTCCTCCGACGTCGACCGGCCTCCGGGCTCGGGCGGCACAGGTCTCGACCTCTCCCGGAGCTTCACCAAGCGGGCGTACGGCGTGCTCGCCGACGCCGAGAAGCTCGCGGAGGCAGCCGGGCACGAGCCCACCACCGTCGACCTGGTCGCCGCCCTGGTCGAGTCCGGCGGGCTCGCCGTCGTGGTGCTCGAGTCTGCCGACCTCGAGCCCCTGGACCTCTACGCCGAGCTCCGGGCCCGGGCCGATCAGGATCCTGGGGCAGCCGGACCACTGGAGGCCCTCGCCGAGCGGGCCGTGGAGCAGGCACGCGGGCTCGGCCACACCTACGTCGGGACCGAGCACCTCCTGCTCGGGCTGACCGCAGGTCCGACCCGGGAGCTGGCCCGGGCCACGTTGAAGGACCTGGGGATCACCCACGAGTCGGCGCTGCGCGGCGTCGCGACCGCACTGTCGGCGTACTCCTACGCTCGCGAGACGCTCACCTTCAGCGGCCTGTCGGCACCGATCCGGGCGGCCCTGGAGGAGATCCGGTCCCGGCTGTCGCGGCTCGAGGACCGGACGGCCTGA
- the serA gene encoding phosphoglycerate dehydrogenase: protein MSKPVVLIAEELSPATVEALGPDFEIRHCNGADRAELLAAIPDVDAILVRSATKVDAEALGAALRLKVVARAGVGLDNVDVKAATQSGVMVVNAPTSNIVSAAELAVALLLAAARHLSPAHAALRSGEWKRSKYTGIELYEKTVGIVGLGRIGVLVAQRLAAFGMSVIAYDPYVQAGRAAQMGVRLVDLDTLLAESDFISVHLPKTPETVGLIGADELAKAKSSLVLVNAARGGIVDENALYAALKEGRIAAAGVDVYAKEPCTDSPLFELENVVATPHLGASTDEAQEKAGIAVAKSVRLALSGELVPDAVNVQGGVIAEDVRPAIPMTEKLGRIFTALAGEVAQQIDVDVRGEITEYDVKVLELAALKGVFTDVVEEQVSYVNAPLLAAERGTAVRLVAESESPDHRNLITIRGTLADGSQVSVSGTLVGIAQRERLVAVNDFIVDLEPTEHLAFFTYADKPGMVGTVGRILGDAEVNIAGMQVSRDTLGGHALVALSVDSAIPSEALAEIEAAIDATSLRAVDLV, encoded by the coding sequence GTGAGCAAGCCCGTCGTACTCATCGCCGAAGAGCTCAGCCCCGCCACCGTCGAGGCGCTCGGCCCGGACTTCGAGATCCGCCACTGCAACGGCGCCGACCGCGCCGAGCTGCTCGCCGCGATCCCCGACGTCGATGCGATCCTGGTGCGCTCGGCCACCAAGGTCGACGCCGAGGCGCTGGGAGCCGCGCTCCGCCTGAAGGTCGTCGCCCGCGCCGGGGTCGGCCTCGACAACGTCGACGTGAAGGCCGCCACGCAGTCGGGCGTGATGGTCGTGAACGCACCGACCTCCAACATCGTCAGCGCCGCCGAGCTCGCGGTCGCCCTCCTGCTCGCCGCCGCGCGTCACCTGAGTCCCGCCCACGCCGCCCTGCGCAGCGGCGAGTGGAAGCGCTCGAAGTACACCGGCATCGAGCTGTACGAGAAGACCGTCGGCATCGTCGGCCTCGGCCGGATCGGCGTCCTGGTCGCCCAGCGCCTGGCCGCGTTCGGCATGTCCGTGATCGCCTACGACCCTTATGTCCAAGCCGGTCGCGCCGCCCAGATGGGCGTGCGCCTGGTCGATCTCGACACCCTGCTCGCCGAGTCCGACTTCATCAGCGTGCACCTGCCCAAGACCCCCGAGACCGTGGGCCTGATCGGCGCCGACGAGCTGGCCAAGGCCAAGTCGTCACTGGTCCTGGTGAACGCCGCCCGCGGTGGCATCGTCGACGAGAACGCGCTGTACGCCGCGCTCAAGGAAGGCCGGATCGCCGCCGCGGGGGTCGACGTCTACGCCAAGGAGCCGTGCACCGACAGCCCGTTGTTCGAGCTCGAGAACGTCGTCGCGACGCCGCACCTGGGTGCCTCGACCGACGAGGCGCAGGAGAAGGCGGGGATCGCGGTCGCCAAGTCGGTCCGGCTGGCTCTCAGTGGCGAGCTGGTCCCCGACGCCGTCAACGTCCAGGGCGGCGTGATCGCCGAGGACGTGCGCCCCGCCATCCCGATGACCGAGAAGCTCGGCCGGATCTTCACCGCGCTGGCCGGCGAGGTCGCCCAGCAGATCGATGTCGACGTCCGCGGCGAGATCACCGAGTACGACGTCAAGGTGCTCGAGCTCGCGGCCCTCAAGGGAGTCTTCACCGACGTCGTCGAGGAGCAGGTCTCCTACGTCAACGCGCCGCTGCTCGCGGCCGAGCGGGGCACCGCCGTACGCCTGGTCGCGGAGAGCGAGAGCCCCGACCACCGCAACCTGATCACGATCCGGGGCACCCTCGCCGACGGCTCGCAGGTCTCGGTGAGCGGCACCCTGGTCGGCATCGCCCAGCGCGAGCGCCTGGTCGCGGTCAACGACTTCATCGTCGATCTCGAGCCGACCGAGCACCTGGCGTTCTTCACCTACGCCGACAAGCCGGGCATGGTCGGCACCGTCGGCCGGATCCTCGGCGACGCCGAGGTCAACATCGCCGGCATGCAGGTCTCCCGGGACACCCTCGGCGGCCATGCGCTGGTCGCGCTGTCCGTCGACTCCGCGATCCCGTCCGAGGCGCTGGCCGAGATCGAGGCAGCCATCGACGCGACCTCGCTGCGGGCCGTCGACCTGGTCTGA
- a CDS encoding PLP-dependent aminotransferase family protein, with amino-acid sequence MQGSIAPTRLAALLGDFDRAPAYAGLTDALRGLICDGRLGVDLRLPSERDLSVALGLSRTTVTRAYAGLAESGFARARQGSGTYTRLPGGRQRGLDRTLTPSSTDDDVIDLNAAAPAALPGVGAVYADALQDLPRYLGGHGYFPTGVPALQEAVAASYDARGLPTDPAQIMVVPGALSALTIVAQALVGARDRVLVESPGYPNAFAALRRAGARLVAAPMDVDGWDLDTIGRVLTTTRPALAYLIPDFQNPTANLMPNARREELAALLRRTGTVAVVDESHQALALDGRAMPRPFAAFAPDTVTLGSTSKSFWGGLRVGWVRCPDGVLDRLMAARVALDLGSPVLEQLVAARLLHRRDELWDVRRAGLREQRDALADALRTQLPAWRFRLPRGGLTIWCELPAGERRGGAVDLVTEGEGRGVVVSPGPVFAVDGGLDSFVRVPYSRPPDELRLAVDRLAEAWAVVREQGSPPAARPETRRTRVMVA; translated from the coding sequence ATGCAAGGGTCCATTGCCCCCACCCGTCTGGCTGCGCTGCTCGGTGACTTCGACCGGGCACCGGCGTACGCCGGCCTGACCGACGCGCTCCGGGGCCTGATCTGCGACGGGCGGCTGGGCGTCGACCTGCGGCTGCCCAGCGAGCGCGACCTCAGCGTCGCCCTCGGCCTGTCCCGGACGACGGTGACGCGCGCCTACGCCGGTCTCGCCGAGAGCGGCTTCGCCCGGGCCCGGCAAGGGTCGGGCACCTACACCCGGCTGCCCGGCGGACGGCAGCGTGGCCTCGACCGCACTCTCACCCCGTCGAGCACCGACGACGACGTGATCGACCTGAACGCCGCTGCGCCCGCCGCGCTGCCCGGCGTCGGAGCGGTGTACGCCGACGCGCTCCAGGACCTGCCGCGCTACCTGGGCGGCCACGGCTACTTCCCCACCGGCGTGCCGGCGCTCCAGGAGGCCGTCGCCGCGTCGTACGACGCCCGGGGGCTGCCGACCGACCCGGCGCAGATCATGGTGGTCCCCGGCGCCCTGTCGGCACTCACGATCGTGGCCCAGGCCCTGGTCGGAGCCCGCGACCGGGTGCTGGTCGAGTCTCCCGGCTACCCCAATGCGTTCGCGGCGCTGCGGCGCGCCGGTGCCCGGCTGGTCGCGGCACCCATGGACGTCGACGGTTGGGACCTCGACACGATCGGCCGGGTGCTGACCACGACCCGCCCCGCGCTGGCCTACCTGATCCCCGACTTCCAGAACCCGACCGCCAACCTGATGCCGAACGCGCGGCGCGAGGAGCTCGCGGCGCTCCTGCGGCGGACCGGGACGGTCGCCGTGGTCGACGAGTCCCACCAGGCCCTCGCCCTCGACGGACGGGCGATGCCGCGGCCCTTCGCCGCGTTCGCGCCCGACACGGTGACGCTGGGCAGCACGAGCAAGAGCTTCTGGGGTGGACTGCGGGTGGGCTGGGTGCGCTGCCCCGACGGGGTGCTGGACCGACTGATGGCGGCGCGGGTCGCGCTGGACCTGGGCAGCCCGGTGCTCGAGCAGCTGGTGGCTGCGCGCCTGCTCCACCGACGTGACGAGCTGTGGGACGTCCGCCGCGCCGGGCTGCGCGAGCAGCGCGACGCCCTGGCCGACGCCCTGCGCACGCAGCTTCCCGCGTGGCGGTTCCGGCTGCCGAGAGGCGGACTCACGATCTGGTGCGAGCTCCCGGCCGGGGAGCGTCGCGGCGGCGCCGTCGACCTGGTCACCGAGGGTGAGGGCCGGGGCGTGGTCGTCTCGCCGGGCCCGGTCTTCGCCGTGGACGGCGGCCTGGACTCGTTCGTCCGGGTCCCCTACAGCCGGCCGCCGGACGAGCTCCGGCTGGCGGTGGACCGGCTCGCGGAGGCCTGGGCCGTCGTCCGTGAGCAGGGCTCGCCGCCCGCGGCCCGGCCGGAGACCCGCCGTACCCGCGTCATGGTCGCGTGA
- a CDS encoding lamin tail domain-containing protein, with product MSKRLVLLAALLGCLAPLLPASPALAAGPMKIVKIHYAQTGTNLNTEYIVFKNKSTHTVQMKGWEIISAPSTDHQFYIFPSTKVAPGHSLTLYTGTGSNTASTRHWGAGTPVWNNDGDLAILKNAARTIVDTCRYAGGGTTAFC from the coding sequence ATGTCCAAGCGCCTGGTCCTGCTCGCCGCCCTTCTCGGCTGTCTCGCACCCCTGCTGCCGGCGAGCCCCGCCCTGGCGGCCGGCCCGATGAAGATCGTCAAGATCCACTACGCACAGACCGGCACCAACCTGAACACGGAGTACATCGTGTTCAAGAACAAGTCGACGCACACCGTGCAGATGAAGGGCTGGGAGATCATCTCCGCACCCAGCACCGACCACCAGTTCTACATCTTCCCGAGCACCAAGGTCGCTCCCGGCCACTCGCTGACGCTCTACACCGGCACCGGGTCCAACACCGCGTCCACCCGCCACTGGGGGGCCGGCACCCCGGTCTGGAACAACGACGGTGACCTCGCGATCCTGAAGAACGCAGCCCGCACGATCGTCGACACCTGCCGGTACGCCGGCGGCGGCACCACCGCGTTCTGCTGA
- a CDS encoding O-methyltransferase, with product MSAPPELPDVVTRAFDVSRRAGYVSFCRNETGRLLATLAATRGGTMAEFGTGCGVGTAWLRSGMRDDGTRILTAELDPRLAEAAAEIFSDDDQVEVLAADWSTMLDRGPFSLLFLDSGKPSASHPDKVVELMETGGIVVLDDFTPCQSWPPIFDGRVDTLREEWLSDGRFTAAEVLVAPDASALIATRR from the coding sequence ATGAGCGCACCCCCGGAGCTCCCCGACGTCGTCACCCGCGCGTTCGACGTCTCCCGCCGTGCCGGTTACGTCTCGTTCTGCCGCAACGAGACGGGCCGCCTGCTGGCCACCCTGGCCGCGACCCGCGGGGGGACGATGGCGGAGTTCGGCACCGGCTGCGGCGTCGGTACGGCGTGGCTGCGGTCGGGGATGCGCGACGACGGCACCCGGATCCTCACCGCCGAGCTCGACCCCCGGCTGGCCGAGGCCGCCGCCGAGATCTTCTCCGACGACGACCAGGTCGAGGTGCTGGCCGCCGACTGGTCGACCATGCTGGACCGCGGCCCCTTCTCCCTGCTGTTCCTGGACTCCGGGAAGCCGTCGGCCTCCCACCCCGACAAGGTGGTCGAGCTGATGGAGACCGGCGGCATCGTGGTGCTGGACGACTTCACACCCTGCCAGTCCTGGCCTCCGATCTTCGACGGCCGGGTCGACACGTTGCGCGAGGAGTGGCTCAGCGACGGCCGCTTCACCGCCGCCGAGGTCCTGGTCGCTCCGGACGCGTCCGCCCTGATCGCCACGCGACGCTGA
- a CDS encoding APC family permease: MSTDTAPAPQGKKRDHSLKREIGLIGLTWASMGSIIGSGWLFAPQTALQVAGPAVLISWVLGGVAIIILALVHAELGGMYPVSGGTARFPHYAFGGVAGASFGWFAWLNAATVAPIEVSAVLTYAGHYGFAKGWIDPLTNVLSTTGIVIAVILMALMVAINFFGVRILAATNSAMTWWKIAIPLLTILVLSINNFDTSNLHMANGFNPDGLKGIFTAIATGGIIFSYLGFEQADQLAGESANPKRDVPRAVIGSVVLGTIIYVLLQVVFLFALPHSAIGAQWDSQGKGLYTAFSGPFAEIATLLSIGWLATVIYIDAFVSPAGTGLIYTTGSSRLAYGLSRNGYVPSVFEWTNARGVPWVGLLAAFVTGCICFLPFPSWQSLVELITSASVLMYGGAPLSLGAFRRRLPDADRPYRLPAAGFLSPLAFIIANLIILFTGWETVWKLGVSILIGYTILVANRLFHLNEHKPTLEWRAASWLLPYLAGMGVIVYVSSFGHAPTDPVLAFGWDILVVAVWSLVIYYWAMQVALSTQMIEEMIGEVELPEEEMQAPAH; encoded by the coding sequence ATGTCCACGGACACTGCTCCGGCCCCTCAGGGCAAGAAACGCGATCACTCGCTCAAGCGCGAGATCGGCCTGATCGGCCTGACCTGGGCCTCGATGGGCTCGATCATCGGCTCCGGCTGGCTCTTCGCCCCGCAGACGGCGCTGCAGGTCGCCGGCCCGGCCGTCCTGATCTCCTGGGTGCTCGGCGGCGTCGCGATCATCATCCTCGCCCTGGTGCACGCCGAGCTGGGCGGGATGTACCCCGTCTCCGGCGGCACCGCGCGCTTCCCGCACTACGCGTTCGGTGGGGTGGCGGGGGCGTCGTTCGGCTGGTTCGCGTGGCTGAACGCCGCCACGGTGGCTCCGATCGAGGTCTCGGCCGTGCTCACCTACGCCGGCCACTACGGCTTCGCGAAGGGCTGGATCGACCCGCTGACCAACGTGCTCAGCACCACGGGCATCGTGATCGCGGTGATCCTGATGGCCCTGATGGTGGCCATCAACTTCTTCGGGGTCCGGATCCTGGCCGCGACCAACAGCGCGATGACGTGGTGGAAGATCGCGATCCCGCTGCTGACGATCCTGGTCCTGTCGATCAACAACTTCGACACCAGCAACCTGCACATGGCCAACGGCTTCAACCCCGACGGCCTCAAGGGGATCTTCACCGCGATCGCGACCGGCGGCATCATCTTCAGCTACCTGGGCTTCGAGCAGGCCGACCAGCTCGCCGGTGAGTCGGCCAACCCGAAGCGGGACGTCCCTCGGGCGGTGATCGGCTCGGTCGTGCTGGGCACGATCATCTACGTCCTGCTCCAGGTCGTGTTCCTCTTCGCCCTCCCGCACTCGGCGATCGGCGCCCAGTGGGACTCGCAGGGCAAGGGCCTCTACACCGCCTTCAGCGGTCCCTTCGCCGAGATCGCGACCCTGCTGAGCATCGGCTGGCTGGCCACGGTCATCTACATCGACGCGTTCGTCAGCCCGGCCGGCACCGGGCTGATCTACACCACCGGCAGCTCGCGCCTGGCCTACGGGCTCTCCCGCAACGGCTACGTCCCGTCCGTGTTCGAGTGGACCAACGCCCGGGGAGTGCCGTGGGTCGGCCTGCTCGCGGCGTTCGTCACCGGGTGCATCTGCTTCCTGCCGTTCCCGAGCTGGCAGTCGCTGGTGGAGCTGATCACCAGCGCGTCCGTGCTGATGTACGGCGGCGCGCCGCTGTCCCTGGGCGCGTTCCGGCGCAGGCTGCCGGACGCCGACCGGCCCTACCGGCTGCCGGCCGCGGGGTTCCTGTCGCCGCTGGCGTTCATCATCGCCAACCTGATCATCCTGTTCACCGGGTGGGAGACGGTCTGGAAGCTGGGCGTCTCGATCCTGATCGGCTACACGATCCTGGTGGCGAACCGGCTCTTCCACCTCAACGAGCACAAGCCGACCCTGGAGTGGCGCGCCGCCTCGTGGCTGCTTCCCTACCTGGCCGGGATGGGTGTCATCGTCTACGTCAGCTCGTTCGGCCACGCCCCGACGGACCCGGTGCTGGCGTTCGGCTGGGACATCCTCGTCGTCGCGGTCTGGAGCCTGGTCATCTACTACTGGGCGATGCAGGTGGCGTTGTCCACGCAGATGATCGAGGAGATGATCGGCGAGGTCGAGCTGCCCGAGGAGGAGATGCAGGCCCCCGCGCACTGA
- a CDS encoding polysaccharide deacetylase, with translation MRARLTVLVAVVLLVSGVAVGVRLLHGSAGARPYDALPTVVGGSSGSSSPPSSPTVTPTPSASPAPVTLPDGFVARPLRPGQRPPQFVVVSFDGAAWHEMWQHWFDVADRVPFRFTGFLSGVYLLSYDTRDHYHPPGYPAGTSAIGWMSPADVPIEIRDLNRALAEGDEIGTHFNGHFCVGAGLPTGGSTWNTADWDTELDQFFSLVANVDRNNGLTVPRLHLPAADVHGERTPCLEGSRRALFPSLRSHGLEYDASFSRNGLAWPTRLGGIWQLGMPVFPVHGALPDGRTGMPITAMDYNYYFSQRGATSAGLTPAQSARDGLQVLATYRDMYHAAYTGNRAPLILGNHFNDWNRGTYVDALTTFVEQTCGRPHTQCVPFSDLVAWLDVQRPSVLRHLQGLPAVTRP, from the coding sequence GTGCGCGCGCGCCTGACGGTGCTGGTGGCCGTCGTGCTGCTGGTCTCCGGTGTGGCGGTCGGCGTCCGGCTGCTGCACGGCTCGGCGGGTGCCAGGCCGTACGACGCTCTCCCGACCGTCGTCGGGGGGTCCTCCGGCAGCTCCTCACCGCCGTCGAGTCCCACGGTGACTCCGACCCCGTCCGCGTCACCGGCGCCGGTGACGTTGCCCGACGGCTTCGTTGCGCGGCCGCTCAGGCCCGGTCAGCGCCCGCCGCAGTTCGTCGTGGTCAGCTTCGACGGAGCGGCGTGGCACGAGATGTGGCAGCACTGGTTCGACGTCGCCGATCGGGTCCCCTTCCGCTTCACCGGATTCCTCTCCGGCGTCTACCTGCTCAGCTACGACACCCGCGACCACTACCACCCGCCGGGCTATCCGGCCGGCACCTCGGCGATCGGCTGGATGTCGCCGGCGGACGTGCCGATCGAGATCCGCGACCTCAACCGGGCCCTGGCGGAGGGCGACGAGATCGGCACCCACTTCAACGGGCACTTCTGCGTCGGAGCGGGCCTGCCCACCGGCGGCAGCACCTGGAACACGGCGGACTGGGACACCGAGCTCGACCAGTTCTTCTCGCTCGTGGCGAACGTGGACCGGAACAACGGCCTGACCGTGCCCCGCCTCCACCTGCCGGCCGCGGACGTCCACGGGGAGCGGACGCCGTGCCTCGAGGGCAGCCGGCGCGCGCTGTTCCCGAGCCTGCGCTCGCACGGCCTCGAGTACGACGCCTCGTTCAGCCGCAACGGTCTGGCCTGGCCGACTCGCCTCGGGGGCATCTGGCAGCTCGGGATGCCGGTCTTCCCCGTGCACGGGGCCCTGCCGGACGGACGCACCGGGATGCCGATCACGGCGATGGACTACAACTACTACTTCAGCCAGCGCGGAGCAACGAGTGCCGGCCTGACCCCGGCCCAGTCGGCCCGCGACGGACTCCAGGTGCTCGCGACGTACCGCGACATGTACCACGCGGCGTACACGGGCAACCGCGCACCGCTGATCCTGGGCAACCACTTCAACGACTGGAACCGCGGCACCTACGTCGACGCGCTGACCACGTTCGTCGAGCAGACGTGCGGGCGGCCGCACACCCAGTGCGTGCCCTTCAGCGACCTTGTCGCCTGGCTCGACGTGCAGCGGCCGTCGGTCCTGCGGCACCTGCAAGGGCTGCCGGCGGTCACGCGACCATGA
- a CDS encoding polyphosphate polymerase domain-containing protein — MSAALEPEADPVPPPSQTATDLEGRIGTLRPIDLPTLESGAALLTRVDQKYIIRLSTFERLVDSLGDDWRALEIDDRRLFGYTSTYFDTADLHTYRAHLQRRRRRFKVRVRQYTDSDGCMLEVKRKGLRGATVKSRTPHPSWSQADLGTHGHDFVADSIRGHADLPDAPLAPVVTTSNRRATLVSLESRARLTVDTDLSCGWGSTTATLRPDHVLLESKSEGGGGSPVDRLLRSLGERPVNVSKYCVGIASLGLDLPSNPWRRIMRSYFDLPDN; from the coding sequence ATGAGCGCTGCGCTGGAGCCGGAAGCCGACCCGGTTCCGCCGCCGTCGCAGACCGCCACCGACCTGGAGGGCCGGATCGGCACGCTGCGCCCGATCGACCTCCCCACGCTGGAGTCCGGTGCGGCACTGCTGACCCGCGTGGACCAGAAGTACATCATCCGGCTCAGCACCTTCGAGCGCCTCGTCGACTCTCTCGGGGACGACTGGCGGGCTCTGGAGATCGACGACCGCCGCCTGTTCGGCTACACCTCGACCTACTTCGACACCGCCGACCTGCACACCTACCGGGCCCACCTCCAGCGTCGGCGCCGGCGGTTCAAGGTCCGGGTGCGGCAGTACACCGACTCCGACGGCTGCATGCTCGAGGTCAAGCGCAAGGGGCTGCGTGGGGCGACGGTCAAGTCGCGCACGCCGCACCCGTCGTGGAGCCAGGCCGACCTCGGTACTCACGGACACGACTTCGTGGCGGACTCGATCCGGGGCCACGCCGACCTGCCCGATGCCCCGCTCGCCCCGGTCGTCACGACCAGCAACCGCCGCGCGACCCTGGTCTCGCTCGAGAGCCGCGCCCGGCTGACCGTCGACACCGACCTGTCCTGCGGCTGGGGGTCGACCACCGCGACGCTCCGCCCCGACCACGTGCTCCTCGAGAGCAAGTCCGAGGGCGGAGGCGGGTCTCCGGTGGACCGGCTGCTCCGGAGCCTCGGCGAGCGACCGGTCAACGTCAGCAAGTACTGCGTCGGGATCGCCTCCCTGGGTCTCGACCTGCCTTCCAACCCGTGGCGGCGCATCATGCGCAGCTACTTCGACCTGCCCGACAACTGA
- a CDS encoding class I SAM-dependent methyltransferase, which yields MLRSHRARTAANSAAYLLPHLRPTDRLLDVGSGPGTITADLARLVGEVVALEINVEAAGLTREELARQGVTSAQVIVGDVHVLTLPDDGFDVVHAHQVLQHVADPVAALREMARVTRPGGVVAVRDSDYAAFAWYPRLPGLDRWLELYEAAARANGGEPDAGRHLLAWARAAGLGDVTATSSTWCFATPESRAWWGGMWAERVTGSALGEQLLRDGYADRAELAGIADAWRTWASHPDGWISIPHGELVAVVGASSYLPGT from the coding sequence GTGTTGCGCTCCCACCGCGCTCGGACAGCGGCCAACAGCGCGGCGTACCTCCTGCCGCACCTGCGACCCACCGACCGGCTGCTCGACGTGGGCTCGGGTCCGGGCACGATCACCGCCGACCTGGCCCGCCTGGTCGGTGAGGTGGTCGCGCTCGAGATCAACGTCGAGGCGGCCGGCCTGACCCGCGAGGAGCTCGCCCGGCAGGGGGTGACGAGCGCCCAGGTCATCGTCGGCGACGTGCACGTGCTCACCCTCCCCGACGACGGGTTCGACGTCGTCCACGCGCACCAGGTCCTCCAGCACGTCGCGGACCCGGTCGCGGCCCTGCGCGAGATGGCGCGGGTGACCCGGCCCGGGGGAGTGGTCGCGGTGCGCGACAGCGACTACGCGGCGTTCGCGTGGTACCCCCGGCTGCCCGGGCTCGACCGCTGGCTGGAGCTCTACGAGGCGGCCGCACGCGCCAACGGCGGGGAGCCCGACGCCGGCCGGCACCTGCTGGCCTGGGCGCGCGCCGCCGGGCTGGGCGACGTCACCGCCACCTCGAGCACCTGGTGCTTCGCCACCCCCGAGTCGCGCGCCTGGTGGGGCGGAATGTGGGCCGAGCGGGTGACCGGCTCGGCCCTCGGTGAGCAGCTCCTGCGCGACGGGTACGCCGACCGGGCCGAGCTGGCCGGGATCGCGGATGCCTGGCGAACCTGGGCGAGCCATCCGGACGGCTGGATCTCGATCCCGCACGGCGAGCTGGTGGCCGTCGTGGGCGCGTCGTCGTACCTGCCGGGAACCTGA
- a CDS encoding YczE/YyaS/YitT family protein: MTTTAAPMRALTDLGPIAQLRAGRLARRLVQLYAGLLLYGFSIALMVRAHLGLAPWDVLHSGLTRWFPIDIGQALVIVSFVVMLGWIPLRELPGLGTISNAIVIGVSTDVFLSVFPHVSAVALRLVLLLAGITLQALATAAYIGAQLGRGPRDGLMTGLARRTGRSLRLVRTAMELTVVALGLLLGGVAGLGTIAYALAIGPLSQALLPPLVVRFPDRGELPG, encoded by the coding sequence GTGACCACTACCGCCGCGCCGATGCGGGCCCTGACCGACCTCGGGCCGATCGCGCAGCTGCGCGCCGGTCGGCTCGCCCGTCGGCTGGTCCAGCTGTACGCCGGGCTGTTGCTCTACGGCTTCTCGATCGCCCTGATGGTGCGTGCCCACCTCGGCCTGGCGCCCTGGGACGTGCTGCACTCGGGACTGACCCGTTGGTTCCCGATCGACATCGGGCAGGCCCTGGTCATCGTCAGCTTCGTGGTGATGCTGGGCTGGATCCCGTTGCGGGAGCTGCCGGGCCTCGGCACGATCTCCAACGCGATCGTGATCGGGGTGTCCACCGACGTGTTCCTCTCGGTCTTCCCGCACGTGTCGGCGGTCGCGCTGCGGCTGGTGCTGCTGCTGGCCGGCATCACCCTGCAGGCCCTGGCGACCGCCGCTTACATCGGCGCCCAGCTGGGCCGCGGCCCACGCGACGGCCTGATGACCGGGTTGGCACGCCGGACCGGGCGGTCGCTGCGCCTGGTCCGCACGGCGATGGAGCTGACCGTGGTGGCCCTGGGTCTGCTGCTCGGCGGGGTCGCTGGCCTCGGGACGATCGCCTACGCCCTGGCCATCGGTCCGTTGAGCCAGGCCCTGCTCCCGCCGCTGGTCGTGCGGTTCCCGGATCGTGGGGAATTGCCCGGCTGA
- a CDS encoding DUF4956 domain-containing protein — MTPLTRHVGQALLLDLACIFVIAFAVYYRRYRRSDLVIAYVALNVSLFCVAVLIVNQMKIGVAFGFGLFAILSIIRLRSEPISPEEGAYYFVALVLGLINGMVFHDAPLARVLDVGIVAVMLVLDNGFIGVKARRQVVTLDTVYPDEGRLRLDLERRLGGKVKRLYVRETDYVRDTTVVDVRYVPITRDKGTRPWQRRATAAERDLHEVIA; from the coding sequence ATGACCCCTCTGACCCGACACGTCGGTCAGGCTCTGCTCCTCGATCTCGCCTGCATCTTCGTGATCGCCTTCGCCGTGTACTACCGGCGCTACCGCCGGTCCGACCTCGTGATCGCGTACGTCGCCCTCAACGTCAGCCTGTTCTGCGTGGCGGTCCTGATCGTCAACCAGATGAAGATCGGCGTGGCGTTCGGCTTCGGGCTGTTCGCGATCCTGTCGATCATCCGGCTCCGCTCCGAGCCGATCTCACCCGAGGAGGGCGCCTACTACTTCGTGGCGCTGGTCCTGGGCCTGATCAACGGCATGGTCTTCCACGACGCCCCGCTGGCGCGGGTGCTCGACGTCGGCATCGTGGCCGTGATGCTCGTGCTCGACAACGGCTTCATCGGGGTGAAGGCGCGGCGGCAGGTCGTCACCCTCGACACGGTCTATCCCGACGAGGGGCGGCTGCGCCTGGACCTCGAGCGGCGCCTCGGTGGCAAGGTCAAGCGTCTCTACGTCCGGGAGACCGACTACGTGCGCGACACGACGGTCGTCGACGTCCGGTACGTCCCGATCACCCGCGACAAGGGGACCCGTCCCTGGCAGCGCCGCGCCACCGCCGCCGAGCGCGACCTCCACGAGGTCATCGCATGA